The sequence TACACCTGCTGCAGAGCATAAGCCAGCAATAGGCACAGGTCCCACCAGGTGGGGCTTTACaaatatgccagtcttgataaatccccctaaaGCATTCTGCATGAAAAACTGCAAAGAACTAAAAACCCACAGATATAATCAAaccctaaaaaaaaatggaaaatgattatttttttaacatgagCCCCCGGTTCTGGGTACCACCTAGCCCCATTTCCTTGGTCAGCGTATGTACAAGTAGGCCTAGGGCAGCagaggtaaccctccccctgggTAAGGAAAAGCCTAGCTGTGAAAGGATTTAATGGACGTCTTCCATCTCAGTGTGAAGTAACATTAGACAAGTCACAGTTCCACATTTCATACCTAGTAGTTAGAGCTCACGATGATAGAAGCAAATACATTCTCTGCAGCATCCATTCACTTTGCTTATATTGGCGGCAGCTGCTCAATCGTCTGACCAAGGAAAACAAGAAATGATCTAATGTGATTTTGCTGGAATGTTTCATTACTGAGAGAGAAATCTGGCTTCTTAAGTAAAAGCCCTGGTTATTATAACAACAGATTTATTGCTTTATAATGTAAGAATAATACAGGATACGGGTGAGGATGATGGTGAACTCTGGAGATGTGCATCGTCCTATGTCCCCAGGGAGGAGGCTCTGCTACGGTGCACCAGCTTCACGGGGGacggagaaaaaaaatatacactatacatccAATGCCACAGTCCAAAACCACTCTCTCCACTGCATTGATCTTGCATTCTTGTGTTTGCAAAAGTCACTTTGCTTGCAGTCTATATACATGATGTCACCGATGATCACAAGTCCTATCTGGCTCACTGAGCAGTGACCAGAGCTGTGGGGTCGCCATGTTCCATGTTCCAGAGTCGATAGAATTCAGTGAAATCCACATACGGTTCTACCCGGCCGTCCTCATCGGGCTGAAGAGAGGGTGATGGGCGAGTGCGGAAGAGGCCACCATCTGAGCTGGAGCTGCTGCTCTGGGTGTGAGTGTTGGTGGATTGGAGGGTTGCACTAGGTGACTGCCTGCATAAAACAGGAAAAAGGGAAGAGAAAGGTGACATTACTGATGTGCTATGTGGCTGAGGCTAAACCTTAACACAAAGACACAGAGAAAGAACACATTTCAAGGGATTAtccaggtgtgtttttttttttaagctcagttccattgaagcaaatagagctgaattgtaacactacacacaacctgaagacacgggtggtgctgtttttgcaagaaggaAGGCTTGATTTTTCTAATTCTGTATGACCCCATTAACTtgtttgacttaaaggggttatccaacaagaaatctttttctttcaaattaactggtttcagaaagttatatagatttgtaatttattctatttaaaaatctcaagtcttccagtacttatcagctgctgtatatcctgcagaaaatgttttcttttcagtctgacatagtgctctttgttgacatctctggccgagacaggaagtgtccagaacagcagcaaatccccctagaaaacctctcctgcactggacagtttctttctcggccagagatgtcagcagagagcactgtgtcagactaaaaagaaaacaacatttcctgtaggacatacagcagctgataagtaagacatgagattttgaaataaaagtaaattacaaatctatataactttctgaaaccagttgatttgaatgaaaaagattttcgctggagtacccctttaagaagatgcTATACAGTTTTGTTCAGTGACTTCAATGCTGATGTGAAATAATGTCAGAACTAAACTGACATTATTCATTACACTGTAAGAGACCAGACACAATAAACTTTCGAATTATTATATTTGAACACAGGTCATAAAATCTATGTAAAAGAAAGTATTGTGAGTGATAGTTACAGTGTTGGAGTTGTTCCGTCCAGCGTCGAACTGCTGTGAGTACCATTCACCATTGTTCCCTGTGATGGCATAACCAATGATAGTGTGACGCTGGTTTTACTGGTGTTTTGGGCACTGGAATATGGCACAGATACCGGGTATATGCGACCACCTAAAATGtacaacaaataaataaatcaactggAGAAATAGAGAATGGATtattaaaataatgtaaaaaaataaataaatggtgacAGACCCTGGGTAGGGGTAAGAGTGGTCTGGTTGATCTCTTCTAGCGGGTAGCCCAGGTTACGCACGAGCAGGGTCATGTCCTCGTGTTTGGTACAGAACTTGGCGCGCTCTCTGCCACTGTCAAAGGTGTCACGATGAATCCGCTTGACCCTTTCCACCACGGCTTGAGCCACGTCATCCAGAGACACCTGCTTGGCAAATTCTGTGGCGATCATTGCTGCTATCTCCTTCAGATTGAATAGAGAAAATAACCATCATAAAGAGCCACTTATCATATAGGAATATATGGAGAAAGTAAAGCTATCCATGTCACCTGGTTTGCCTGTCCAGGTCCGTGCGCAGCATCCAGAGCTTTGTAGAGCCCTTCTGACATCAGCACCAGGAAGCCGGTGACGCCATCTAGCGGTTGGCAGCCGTGGATTTCTGGCTCTGCTGAGATTGGCTTTGATTTTGCCGCGCTGAGAACAAGAACACAACACACGGCTAAAgcaatgaagtcaatgaaatgaacAGGACAATCTCGAGAGGTGGGACCCACATCTATTAGACGTCTATGGCATATTCCGTGGCTATGCAAAAAATACACTAaaagggaaaacccctttaagtaatttagAAATCACATAAAACTGCAACTTGTTAATTCTGATGTGTGAGGGTCACAGGATGTCATGACTTTCTCCTGGTACACCGACTTAAAATTTCCTGGAAACGCCAACATTCTCATCCTAGAAGCCTGTGTTGCTATGTTGTTACCATATGGGTATTTgcacactaagggtgggttcacactacggaacccgagaaTGTCCTGTTCACGGCAGAGCGCCtttccgcctgtgtcatagacaccattctatggtgacatgtcaattcttttggcggatagcggaatcaggcTGCCCATAGAAttttgtctatggagccagcggaaaggcgcgcagccgtgaACAAGTACGAGCTACTTaatccgtcggaaattctccgctcgggttccgtagGGACCCAccctgaggaattctcgtggataacttGCTGCCGATTCCGCTGCTTGTCCCTGCACTCACGTTTCACTCTCCGACtggcccatagactccattctatgcccagGCAGATtcactgtccgcccaaagaattgacatgtcaattctttgggtggacagcggaatctgcctgggcatagaatggagtccacAGCAAGTTATCCGCGAGAagtccttagtgtgcacataccataaCTCTTACTAACTTCTTCATTGCCTGCTGATAAAGTAAGATCTATAGGGAAGTGCCTGAAGATCCCATAAACTTGCATGGCAAGTTCATTGCAAGTCTATGGGACACCTGGCAATTTGGTATTCCAGTGGACTACAGAATTTGGTCTTGTAtcctgcccaaaaaaaaaaaataaattaggaGGTTTCTCTTTAAAGAAACCTTACTGTTCTTGTAGTACAGTCCATGAAACAACACGGTGCAGTGCCTCTCACCTCAGCAGCTCCATGTCATTGTAGTTATACTTGACTTTGTAATCCCCAATCCTGCGGGTGCTTGTCTGACCTCCAATAACTCCTGCTTGTTTTATCTTGGCCGTATCCAATCCTAAAAAGACAAATGAACTTGAAACTTTCCCCAAAACAATCCATTTTTATTTCATATATACTGGACCCATCCAATCTGCTAAACTGTGTGCTGAAGTTGTTAACATGCAGACATACTGTGATCTGTGATGGAAACTGGTGGTAAatatcaatttaaaggggtactgacaGTTATCCCCGCTTGCTCTGCTATCCTGGGCTGCtcctgcagcactagtgacacacacacaacctccccAAGTGTCATGTCTATTTTAGTACTAATAtacattagaatagacataagAGGAGGACTGGTATTGCCAGCACTGCTGATATCTAACAGCACTGGGAatagggcttgagcagccctgcagttaccaacacagccattggtggtagCAGAGGGGCCATGTCGTCCCTTCCTATCCAGCTGCGTGTTTGCACACCTAACAGACCCCGGTCATGCTGATGGAGGATCACAGACTCCAGAAGGAGGACTTTGGATGAAATCTATTAAGTAAACTACGTCTACTGTGTTTGCATTGACTGTCAAGAAACCAGCTAATAGAGAGTGTTTCCCTTGTGAAGTGTGGTGCTTTGTATATATGCCCCTTCCTATCACCATTTTTAAgaatgaaaatatatataatttacatttaaaaaataaaaataaattatataacgaagttataaaactttatttaaaaaaaaaaaggttagtaATTTTTATTCACCAGAATACCACTGTAAAGCACAATACAGACATGTACTAATAGTTAAAAGGGTATTTGCATCTACATCTACAGGATATACTATAAACATCTGATCTATGCCGATCCCACTTCTCATGAATTAGGGGTCCCCCACATCCAGTTGAGGAACAAATAGGGTaagctgtatatatgtgcagcTCCCAGTGGCCAGGAGGTTGGAGGACCTCCTCTTTGTTGCTTAGTTTGAAGGCGATCATTGACAGGCATTATGAGGCTGACTGACTAGGCCTCTTTGTCTCATTGTTTGGTCACTGTTGACCATGAACTCGGAGGGGGCTGCATCATGTTTTATGGCGTTATGGGTCTGTTGCTAAGCAAATGTGTTTCTGAAATACACCTGGTCAGTAGGCGAGCCAAAGTGTCTTAATAGCGTTATACACTCAGACAACAAGAGAGCCGAACCCAGGCCATACCAAGTGTCTGACTATTGTGTTGAATAACTAACCGCACTGTAATTTATACAAGCACTCAATAAATACAGCTTAGTACTTGAAAGTGTTGATCCAGAATAAGTAAAATCCTCATATGCCTGGATCAGTGACCCTTCTCCAGAATCAGGTGACTATAATATGTAACGTTATTACACTCCAGAAATGTTCCCAGGTCCCATGTAaactcttaggcctcattcacacgtctgtaatgCAGCCTGTAGTATGAATGTGCATCCGTATTTGTACACCATGCATGGACCGCTACAAAGATGGTGATTCACGCTGTAATTGTAGGTCCGTACTAGAACCTGCCCGTACAGACGTgggaatggggccattgaaatgtATGAATTCGTAGTGCAGTTCACAATTGCAAGCCAcattacggacgtgtgaatgaggccttagtgagGTCATCATGACCATTTCCTTCCTCTTCTCCATAGTCCCGCTGCATTACTCTTTTGAAGCAATTTTTGAAACCTCATCCGACATCTGAAGTTACTGATCGCACCAGGTCTTACTGCTGCGGCACATCTCTACAGCAAATACGACTTGTATGCTTCATAGACTGTAATGGCGGGTGCAAGTCAAATTTGACTGACAGCCAAGGAGAGATGTGCGGCAGCAGTAATCCCCagtgcgatcagtaacttttgacatgtctgatggccTGCTaaaagttactacaaatgacagtaagGCTTTAAAGTAAAGAATTGTTTCCTGTGCTGATGCAGaaaccttcttcttcttctagatGTAAAGGATGTTCCCTCCCTTGTTGTACATTCTTCTTTCTAGTACTGCTTAGGGTACTAACAGAGACCTCTCCAATACTGCCTCCTGTGGTAGCCCCTAATACTACTCTCTGGGGTACCTATCCCCCATAATAGTGCTCCGTGTAGAACCCTTACAATACTGCCCATGTGGTGCCCCAGAACTAACAGTGACTCTTgctatactgccccctctggtaccccctctaataatgccccctaaagAACCCTTCTGATACTGTCCCCCAGTATGTACCATTAATAACCACTCTCTGTTCCCTACCACTGGGCCAGCAAATTACCGTAAATCTGCAATGTGTTAATTCAGACTATTCGGTGTGGGTCAATCTTTATAGGAGTCCAAGATAAACTGGAGTTGTAACACcatctggatccagtcctgtgaaGCTCACAATATCACTAAATAAGTATGAAACTGGTGTCCAAAAACACCAGGGAAAGAAGCAGGAAATGATGGTATCCAAAACGCAGAAAACGTGATGCGCTATTCATTCCTCTGATTAACAAACAAAGCTATTGCGGCATATACAGGGTGTCAGCGCCTTATTCTGGGCTGTTTTCTCTCTGTAGGGTCAGCACCCTTGGAGGGTATTCACATCACACGTTCTGTGACTCTGTGGCTCTGGTCCAGAAAGGGCAAACTAGATAGACccgatggtctttttctgccgacaatcttctatgtttctatgtttccatGCATGGAAGTTGTGCTACAGACTGGAATCACGGCAATCCcgccatcatgtatcattataatgccaggagctccaaaaccatttaaaaaggggttgttcataaaATTTCCTTTctattaactggtgccagaagtttgtaatttacttcgatttaaaaatctaacgtcttccagtacttatcagctgctgtatgtcctgcaggaagtggtgtattctttccagtcttacagttttctctgctgccacctctgtttatgtcatgAACTGTCAAGAACCGTAGCAAATaaccataaaaaacctctcctgctctccaaactggaaagagtacaccacttactgcaggacatacagcaactgatgagTATTGGAGgagaggagattttttttttagaagtaaattacaaatctttggcactttctggcactagttgatttgaaagaaattttttcttgctgaactacccctttaaatctttgcgctactagaccaatacagccgcacagctgtgtcagtacagtagcgta is a genomic window of Dendropsophus ebraccatus isolate aDenEbr1 chromosome 4, aDenEbr1.pat, whole genome shotgun sequence containing:
- the TAB1 gene encoding TGF-beta-activated kinase 1 and MAP3K7-binding protein 1, producing the protein MAALRRNLMQNEQLSWTDDLPLCHLSGIGSATNRTYNPEGVTKEEHACEDNWLKFRGENNIYLYGVFNGYNGTRATNFVGQRLAAELLLGQLHSDVTDEEVQRVLLQAFDVVERSFLESIDDSLAEKASLLSQLPEGAVLQQLPSQYQKIVERLNTLEKEIYGGAMVIVVLIVNNKLYVANVGTNRALLCKSTVDGLQVTQLNADHTTENEDEIFRLSQLGLDTAKIKQAGVIGGQTSTRRIGDYKVKYNYNDMELLSAAKSKPISAEPEIHGCQPLDGVTGFLVLMSEGLYKALDAAHGPGQANQEIAAMIATEFAKQVSLDDVAQAVVERVKRIHRDTFDSGRERAKFCTKHEDMTLLVRNLGYPLEEINQTTLTPTQGGRIYPVSVPYSSAQNTSKTSVTLSLVMPSQGTMVNGTHSSSTLDGTTPTLQSPSATLQSTNTHTQSSSSSSDGGLFRTRPSPSLQPDEDGRVEPYVDFTEFYRLWNMEHGDPTALVTAQ